A single genomic interval of Nitratidesulfovibrio sp. SRB-5 harbors:
- the hisD gene encoding histidinol dehydrogenase codes for MPCRTLFLRSVDDWKELQALLAGRDNPGDTVEPAVREILDTVRAGGDAALADYTSRFDCPGFDAARIRVGEDEIAAALAEVGPDDRAIIAEAAANIRAFHEAQKEQSWFTTRPDGSVLGQMVTPVDRAGLYVPGGQGGNTPLISSLLMNAIPAQVAGVPEIAVISPPRKDGTLNPFILAAAHHLGITEVHRAGSAWAIAALAFGTETVRPVDVIAGPGNIWVTTAKRLLIGRVGIDMIAGPSEILILADHTARADWVAADMLSQAEHDPLASSICITDSPALVDALKLELAAQCDTLPRADIARKALADWGAIVVVPDMATGIGITNKVAPEHLEVLTKDPWALLGTIRHAGAVFLGGWSPEPVGDYYAGPNHVLPTMGTARFSSALSVQTFCKRTSVISATAAFTRGHAASIARLARLEGLEAHARSAESRNR; via the coding sequence ATGCCTTGCCGTACGCTCTTCCTCCGGTCGGTGGACGACTGGAAGGAACTGCAGGCCCTGCTCGCGGGACGCGACAATCCCGGCGACACCGTGGAACCCGCCGTCCGCGAGATTCTGGATACCGTCCGCGCCGGGGGCGATGCCGCCCTGGCCGACTACACCAGCCGTTTCGACTGCCCCGGCTTCGACGCCGCGCGCATCCGCGTGGGTGAAGACGAAATCGCCGCCGCCCTCGCAGAGGTCGGTCCCGACGACCGGGCCATCATTGCCGAAGCCGCCGCCAACATCCGCGCCTTTCACGAGGCGCAGAAGGAACAGTCGTGGTTCACCACCCGGCCCGACGGTTCCGTGCTGGGCCAGATGGTCACCCCCGTGGACCGCGCCGGGCTGTACGTGCCCGGCGGGCAGGGCGGCAACACTCCGCTCATTTCCAGCCTGCTGATGAACGCCATTCCGGCCCAGGTGGCCGGGGTGCCGGAAATCGCCGTCATTTCGCCGCCCCGCAAGGACGGCACGCTGAACCCGTTCATTCTCGCCGCCGCGCATCATCTCGGCATCACAGAGGTGCACCGCGCGGGCAGCGCCTGGGCCATCGCCGCCCTTGCCTTCGGCACCGAGACGGTGCGCCCCGTGGACGTCATCGCCGGACCGGGCAACATCTGGGTGACCACGGCCAAGCGGCTGCTCATAGGCCGGGTGGGCATAGACATGATCGCCGGGCCCAGCGAGATACTCATCCTTGCCGACCACACCGCCCGCGCCGACTGGGTGGCCGCCGACATGCTGTCGCAGGCCGAGCACGACCCGCTGGCCTCGTCCATCTGCATCACCGATTCGCCCGCGCTGGTGGACGCGCTGAAGCTGGAACTGGCCGCCCAGTGCGACACGCTGCCCCGCGCGGACATTGCCCGCAAGGCGTTGGCCGACTGGGGCGCCATCGTGGTGGTGCCCGACATGGCCACCGGCATCGGCATCACCAACAAGGTGGCGCCGGAGCATCTGGAAGTGCTGACCAAGGATCCGTGGGCGCTGCTGGGCACCATCCGCCATGCCGGGGCCGTGTTTCTGGGCGGCTGGTCGCCGGAACCGGTGGGCGACTACTACGCCGGCCCCAATCACGTGCTGCCCACCATGGGCACCGCGCGTTTCTCGTCGGCCCTTTCGGTGCAGACCTTCTGCAAGCGCACCAGCGTCATTTCGGCCACCGCCGCCTTCACGCGCGGGCATGCCGCATCCATCGCGCGGCTGGCCCGGCTGGAAGGGCTGGAGGCGCACGCCCGCTCGGCGGAATCGCGCAACAGGTAG
- a CDS encoding phosphoribosylaminoimidazolesuccinocarboxamide synthase, which produces MQVVTQTDIKEYPLLSRGKVRDIYEIDAQTLLIVTTDRMSAFDVIMGEPIPYKGVILNSITLFWMNRFAGLVKNHLIEHDVNRFPAPLAPYRDMLEGRAVIVRKAKPLPVECIVRGHITGSGWKDYKATGAVCGHKLPAGLPESAKLETPLFTPSTKAELGAHDENISIEQASKLLGDDLAARVQELAIAIFSQGREYAEGRGIIIADTKFEFGLVDGEVILIDEVLTPDSSRFWPAEGYAPGKGQPSFDKQYLRDWLASQPWDKTPPPPALPEHVIAETGRKYREAYEILTGQKLAV; this is translated from the coding sequence ATGCAGGTCGTCACGCAAACCGACATCAAGGAATACCCGCTGCTTTCGCGGGGCAAGGTCCGCGACATCTACGAGATCGACGCGCAGACCCTGCTCATCGTCACCACCGACCGCATGTCGGCCTTCGACGTGATCATGGGCGAGCCCATCCCCTACAAGGGCGTGATCCTGAACAGCATCACCCTGTTCTGGATGAACCGTTTCGCCGGGCTGGTGAAGAACCACCTGATCGAGCACGACGTGAACCGTTTTCCCGCGCCGCTCGCCCCCTACCGCGACATGCTGGAAGGCCGCGCCGTCATCGTGCGGAAGGCCAAGCCCCTGCCGGTGGAATGCATCGTGCGCGGACACATCACCGGTTCCGGCTGGAAGGATTACAAGGCCACCGGCGCGGTGTGCGGCCACAAGCTGCCCGCCGGGCTGCCGGAATCGGCCAAGCTGGAAACCCCGCTGTTCACCCCTTCGACCAAGGCGGAACTTGGCGCGCATGACGAGAACATCAGCATCGAGCAAGCCTCGAAGCTGCTGGGCGACGACCTGGCCGCCAGGGTGCAGGAACTTGCCATCGCCATTTTCTCGCAGGGGCGTGAATACGCCGAAGGGCGCGGCATCATCATCGCCGACACCAAGTTCGAGTTCGGGCTGGTGGATGGCGAGGTGATCCTGATCGACGAGGTGCTGACCCCCGATTCGTCGCGCTTCTGGCCCGCCGAAGGGTACGCGCCCGGCAAGGGCCAGCCCAGCTTCGACAAGCAGTACCTGCGCGACTGGCTGGCCTCGCAGCCGTGGGACAAGACCCCGCCGCCCCCGGCCCTGCCGGAGCACGTCATTGCCGAGACAGGGAGGAAGTACCGCGAGGCGTACGAGATTCTCACCGGCCAGAAGCTGGCCGTCTAG
- a CDS encoding enoyl-ACP reductase — translation MLLAGKKALIFGVANNKSIAYGISKEFKEQGAQLAFSYVGEAIQKRVEPICEELGGDFTFACDVTDDAQVAAAADFVREKWGTVDVVVHSVAFAHRDDLHGRFIETTRDGFKLALDVSAYSLVALCKAFEPLLNPGASVVTMTYYGSQKVITNYNVMGVAKAALEASVRYLAVDLGEKGVRINGLSAGPIKTLAASGISGFKNILNHIEEHAPLRRNVTIEDVGRAAVFLASDLSSAVTGEVMFVDSGYNVMGI, via the coding sequence ATGCTGCTCGCAGGAAAGAAGGCTCTGATCTTCGGCGTGGCCAACAACAAGAGCATTGCCTACGGCATTTCCAAGGAATTCAAGGAACAGGGCGCCCAGCTGGCTTTCAGCTACGTGGGCGAAGCCATCCAGAAGCGCGTGGAACCCATCTGCGAGGAACTGGGCGGCGACTTCACCTTTGCCTGTGACGTCACCGACGACGCGCAGGTGGCCGCCGCCGCCGACTTCGTGCGCGAAAAGTGGGGCACCGTGGACGTGGTCGTCCATTCCGTGGCCTTTGCCCACCGCGACGACCTGCACGGCCGCTTCATCGAGACCACCCGCGACGGCTTCAAGCTGGCGCTGGACGTTTCCGCCTACTCGCTGGTGGCGCTGTGCAAGGCCTTCGAGCCGCTGCTGAACCCCGGCGCCTCGGTGGTGACCATGACCTACTACGGCTCGCAGAAGGTCATCACCAACTACAACGTCATGGGCGTGGCCAAGGCCGCGCTGGAAGCCTCTGTCCGCTACCTGGCCGTGGACCTGGGCGAAAAAGGCGTGCGCATCAACGGCCTGAGCGCCGGTCCCATCAAGACCCTGGCCGCCTCGGGCATCTCCGGCTTCAAGAACATCCTGAACCACATCGAGGAACATGCGCCCCTGCGCCGCAACGTGACCATCGAGGACGTGGGCCGCGCGGCGGTGTTCCTGGCTTCCGACCTGTCGTCCGCCGTGACGGGCGAGGTGATGTTTGTGGATTCGGGGTACAACGTCATGGGCATCTAG
- a CDS encoding methylated-DNA--[protein]-cysteine S-methyltransferase yields the protein MPQPRSATPRRRAALDIPDTALFDEVRERLVAGPLSLILHWRAQHGKDRLREITMGWDGAALASAPAVRDGWTNPRPDAWPGLPAGPVTEHGRAVQAALADYVAGKPVRWPDLPLLLDGLTPFTRDVLLALRDKVGHGQFTTYAGLAALAGRPGAARGVGQIMARNPWPLVIPCHRVLGGSGRNIRLHGFGASGLPMKRWLLLLEGAIDDTMKD from the coding sequence ATGCCGCAACCCCGTTCCGCCACTCCCCGCCGCCGCGCCGCGCTCGACATACCGGACACCGCACTGTTCGACGAGGTGCGCGAGCGACTGGTGGCCGGGCCGCTCTCGCTGATCCTGCACTGGCGCGCACAACACGGGAAAGACCGGCTGCGCGAAATCACCATGGGTTGGGACGGGGCCGCGCTGGCCAGCGCCCCCGCCGTGCGCGACGGCTGGACCAACCCGCGCCCGGACGCCTGGCCCGGCCTGCCCGCAGGGCCGGTCACCGAGCATGGCCGCGCCGTGCAGGCCGCGCTGGCCGACTACGTGGCCGGAAAGCCGGTACGCTGGCCCGACCTGCCCCTGCTGCTGGACGGGCTGACCCCGTTCACCCGCGACGTGCTGCTGGCCCTGCGCGACAAGGTGGGGCACGGGCAGTTCACCACCTACGCCGGTCTGGCCGCACTGGCGGGCCGCCCCGGCGCGGCGCGTGGCGTGGGGCAGATCATGGCGCGCAACCCGTGGCCGCTGGTCATCCCCTGCCACCGGGTGCTGGGCGGCTCTGGCCGCAACATCCGGCTGCACGGCTTCGGCGCGTCCGGCCTGCCCATGAAGCGCTGGCTGCTGCTGCTGGAAGGGGCCATTGACGACACCATGAAGGACTGA
- a CDS encoding TIGR01212 family radical SAM protein (This family includes YhcC from E. coli K-12, an uncharacterized radical SAM protein.) — MENTTTRLHLLATYLRLRFGARVQKVPLDAGFSCPNRDGTLSRGGCVFCNPRGSGSGLGEDGLTLEEQWTVWTGRYARTRNAGLFIAYLQSFSNTYGPIDKLRHVLGVLPVLPGIVGAAVGTRPDCVDNERLDIVAALPLPEVWLELGLQSAHDATLARINRGHDAAASERAVRDAAARGLRVCAHLIAGLPGESGDDFLASVDWVNRLPVHGVKFHGLYVCEHTALARQWRAGSYTPLEREAYADLIARALPRLRPEIIIQRLTGDPAGDELLAPDWANDKRATTARIHELLTRRDTWQGRDVAEGTPNAPAAHPAPPAVAAPPAWFAVPPHRLPGAAPRLRDTEQAQAWETEYAAACAAFPHLRPVADDE; from the coding sequence ATGGAAAACACCACGACCCGGCTGCACCTGCTGGCGACGTATTTGCGGTTGCGCTTCGGCGCGCGCGTCCAGAAGGTGCCGCTCGACGCCGGCTTCTCCTGCCCCAACCGCGACGGAACGTTGTCCCGCGGGGGCTGCGTGTTCTGCAACCCGCGCGGATCCGGGTCCGGGCTTGGCGAAGATGGACTGACGCTGGAAGAACAGTGGACGGTCTGGACGGGACGTTACGCCCGCACGCGCAACGCCGGACTGTTCATAGCCTATTTACAATCGTTTTCCAACACATATGGGCCCATTGATAAATTACGCCATGTTCTCGGCGTGTTGCCTGTTCTGCCAGGCATCGTGGGAGCGGCAGTGGGAACCCGTCCTGATTGTGTGGACAATGAACGGCTGGATATTGTGGCGGCTCTCCCCCTTCCGGAAGTCTGGCTGGAACTGGGGTTGCAGTCCGCCCACGACGCCACGCTGGCTCGCATCAACCGGGGGCACGACGCCGCAGCGTCCGAGCGGGCCGTGCGGGACGCCGCAGCACGGGGGCTGCGCGTATGCGCGCACCTTATCGCCGGGTTGCCCGGAGAGAGTGGCGACGACTTTCTGGCCAGCGTGGACTGGGTGAACCGGCTGCCGGTGCACGGTGTGAAGTTTCACGGCCTGTACGTGTGCGAGCACACCGCGCTGGCCCGGCAGTGGAGGGCCGGAAGCTACACCCCGCTGGAGCGCGAGGCCTACGCGGACCTCATCGCCCGCGCCCTGCCCCGGCTGCGCCCCGAAATCATCATCCAGCGCCTGACCGGCGACCCGGCGGGGGATGAACTGCTGGCCCCGGACTGGGCCAATGACAAGCGGGCAACCACCGCGCGCATCCACGAACTGCTGACCCGGCGCGACACGTGGCAGGGCAGGGACGTGGCGGAAGGCACCCCGAACGCACCGGCTGCGCACCCTGCCCCGCCCGCCGTGGCTGCACCTCCTGCGTGGTTCGCCGTGCCGCCCCACCGCCTGCCGGGGGCCGCTCCGCGTTTGCGGGACACGGAACAGGCCCAGGCGTGGGAGACGGAATATGCGGCGGCCTGTGCTGCCTTCCCGCACCTGCGGCCCGTGGCGGACGACGAATGA